TCCTTGATGTTCGTAATCAAAAGCAAGTACAAACACTGCTAGCACTCAAAAAATTGCTGGACGGTACCCCAGTAGAGATCAATTACCACCGAACATTAAACACCTGCAAATGCGTCGTAAGCTCATTCGATCTCATTCACATGTCTGAGGAAGATCTACTGGCCGAATGGAAAGGACGTAAAGTTACCGAGGTACACCGAATAACTCGTCCGACACTCGATGGGGGTCGGGAAAAAACAAATACCCTTATATTGACTATCTTCGGAACGACCATTCCGGAGCACCTTTTCGTTGGACCGATTCGAATCCCAACGCGAATATTTTACCCGGCACCAATGGTCTGCTTCCAATGCCTTCAGTATGGGCACTCCAAAACTCGGTGCAAAAGCAAAGAAGTTTGCCCAAACTGCTCTAAATCTGCGCACGTTGCAGAAGGTGAACGATGTATCGAACCAGCCTACTGTCGAAATTGCGAGGGCCCTCATTCCGCATCCAGTAGAGACTGCCCCGCGTACAAGATCGAGAAAGAAATAATGCGAATCAAAGTGGAGCAAGGAATCTCATTCAACGAAGCCAGAAAAAACTACAATGCTAGAAACGCCCTCACCTCGTTCGCAAATATTGTCAAGGAATCGACAAGCACCATCAAGACAGATAATGAAAATGCACTGATTGCCCAGCTCCGGGACGAAAACACCAAACTGAAAACACAGCTAAAAGTACAACAAGAATCCCTTGTCAAAGACAACCACAGAATACGCGAAAACCAAACCAAAATGAGAGATGTCATAATAGAACTACAAAAATCGGTGTTGGAACTAAAACAGGGGAACCAACAGCTTCACGAGAAATTCATAAAAGAACAAGCTAACATGCAAGCAATGGACACATCAAACAAGATAACAAAAAAGAGAAGGACACAAACTCCGAACACAAGCCCTGAACGAGTCGAAGCAGCGGACGAACAAAACGACATGAGCAGCACCGAAATCCTTTTGGACATATCCGATGAAGAAACCGCGAAGACTATCCCAGCTGTCGAGACAAATAAGCGATCACCGCGACCCGTgcgcaaaaagaaattaaaataagTACATCAAAAACAAACGTAAAAGTTAACCCGGTAATGACAACTGGCAACGATCGACGGAATCTGAATAACCCAATGGACGCTGAAAGATCATCTCCTGTAAACAGCTCAGAAGGAGCTCCGCCTCCCGTATCGGCCCCGATCGGAAATGTTCCAGATTCGTCTGATAAGCTTCCGCCGGCTGCTGATACGGGTTGCCTCACACCACAGGCAAGTAACAACTCCTTCTGTTTTGATCGTACTTCTTCCTCGTCCTTATATTCTTTAACAGAAAACCCCGACATGGAGAGACATACCAGAATAGCCTTACAATGGAACATAAATGGACTACTCAACAACCTTGCCGAACTCGAACTGCTCATCGGTAGCAATCCTCCACTTATCCTGGCGTTACAGGAAGTACATCGATCACCCCCGGACCTTCTTGAAACGATTTTGCAAGGCTTACAAATTCAGGAGTACACCATTATCAAAACGCAGCAGTCGCCGTGCATTCGTCGGTTCCACATACGGTGGTCAACCTTAACACAGAGCTTCTTGCTGTCGCAGTGAGATTGCAGGCCCCGATACCAGTGACCGTCGTATCAATCTACTTGCAAAATACAAAGCATCAGGGTTTGCAGAAGAAACTGGATGAACTGCTAGGCCAACTACAACGACCAACGATAATCCTCGGTGATGTCAACGCGCACCACTATGCCTGGGGCCGTCCAGCACAGATAAGAAAGGTGCCGAAGTAATGGCACCatttgaaaacacagatatgGTAGTGATGAATGACGGAAGCCCGACTTTCTTGAGGGGCAAGATCGAGTCCCACATTGATATCTCAGCAGCCAGCAGTGAAATTCTCCAACATCTTCATTGGACCATTTTAACCGACCTCCATGGGAGTGATCACTACCCGATCGATATTCGATGCAGTGAACAAGCACCCATCACCACCTCGATGGCGATTTGACGAGACAAACTGGGAACAGTACGAGAGAGCGATCATAGACTCAACTGACTCCAATATAATATACTCCCCAGAAGAAATAACTCAACGGATCTGGAATGCAGCACACATCAGTGTCCCTCGATCCAGCTCCATACCAAAAGCCAAGGCTGTACATTCGTGGTGTGATGACGTCAAAGTAGCCATCAAAACTCGCCGAAAAGCTCTACGAAAATATAAACGGCTTCCTACCGATCATCCGGAAAAAGAAGAAGCGAAAATCAGATTTCAAAAAGCTAGGAACAACAGTCGAAAGAGCGTCCGAAAAGCTAAAgccaaatcgtgggaatcattTATTGAGGGAATCAACGGAAACACACCCGCTGCTGAAATGTGGCGCAGGGTTAATGCTCTTAGTGGAAAAAGCAGAGTAAATGGCATGGCGATCAATGATGGTACTACCGTGTCTCGAGATCCAATACATGTAACCAATGCACTGGCTGTatactagggtgggacaaaaaatagattccagctccgaacaactttttaggtaccatttgggtcctagaacaactgtacaAATTCTCAGcccgatcggtgaaactatatttttgcgcccactgtttaaagtttacatgggattttgtatgggaaagtcaacttttacaaaataattcctccaggagccgcccattacttcctaaaaataaatcgttatgtggtttgtataggaaattttacaaagaaacaaagtctcgaaaaccacgaaacgatctgatgcttgagtaaaaagttattaagcagaaaccgattgatgctctgacgattgaaaaaatattcattttttctagcaccactgctgttggttgtccaattatacgcaattttgttttaatcctctcttaacgtatctaaatcgtttatctataatATTTggtcacttcgcaaggttttgagggataaattgaggcttctttttacataataagagaaagttaaaaattttgtatataattagaccgtcagaagcagtgatgctatgaaaactgaaattttcatcaatcttcagggcatcaatcggtttttgcttaataactttttccacaagcatcagatcggtttgcagtcttctagactttgtttccttgataaatttcctataaaaatcagacatctgtttatttttaggagataacgggcaactcttggaagaattaatttgcaaaagacaattttcccatacgaaatcccatgtaaactttaaaccgtgggcgcaaaaatatagtttcaccgatcgagctaaaaatttgcagagttgttctgggagctaaatgagacccaaaaagttactcggagccaaattttatttttttcatataaccatgtcccactctactgtATACTTCAAAGAGATTTCGTCAATGGATAGATACAATGAACAATTCATCCGCTCTCGATATGTTAGTAACTGCCCTTTGATCGACAGCCTGACCCCAGAACTTGAACCCGATGCAGAGTACAATCGGCCGTTTGACATTAGCGAGTTGTTGATCGCCCTTGACGCATCGAAAGGCAAATCAGCAGGGCCTGACGAAATATCCTACCCACTACTGAAGCGGCTCCCATTAAAAGGAAAACTGGCTTTACTGGACGCCATGAATAACATCTGGTCTAGTAGAATT
This DNA window, taken from Topomyia yanbarensis strain Yona2022 unplaced genomic scaffold, ASM3024719v1 HiC_scaffold_404, whole genome shotgun sequence, encodes the following:
- the LOC131695532 gene encoding uncharacterized protein LOC131695532 encodes the protein MSEEDLLAEWKGRKVTEVHRITRPTLDGGREKTNTLILTIFGTTIPEHLFVGPIRIPTRIFYPAPMVCFQCLQYGHSKTRCKSKEVCPNCSKSAHVAEGERCIEPAYCRNCEGPHSASSRDCPAYKIEKEIMRIKVEQGISFNEARKNYNARNALTSFANIVKESTSTIKTDNENALIAQLRDENTKLKTQLKVQQESLVKDNHRIRENQTKMRDVIIELQKSVLELKQGNQQLHEKFIKEQANMQAMDTSNKITKKRRTQTPNTSPERVEAADEQNDMSSTEILLDISDEETAKTIPAVETNKRSPRPVRKKKLK